A window from Streptomyces sp. NBC_00271 encodes these proteins:
- a CDS encoding carboxymuconolactone decarboxylase family protein, whose product MTTNTHTTNTVSARLDFAKSAPKVFRSLVGFDAAARDGLDPALVELIQIRASHLNHCAYCLHMHTNDARKAGESEDRLHMVPVWREARHFFTEKERAALALTEAVTRVADAGVPDDVYAEAAAHFDDQELAHVLALILTINTWNRVALATAKVAGTDERR is encoded by the coding sequence ATGACGACGAACACGCACACGACGAACACCGTTTCCGCTCGCCTCGACTTCGCGAAGTCCGCCCCGAAGGTCTTCCGCTCCCTCGTCGGTTTCGACGCGGCGGCCCGCGACGGGCTCGACCCGGCCCTCGTCGAACTGATCCAGATCCGCGCCTCCCACCTCAACCACTGCGCGTACTGCCTCCACATGCACACCAACGACGCCCGCAAGGCCGGCGAGAGCGAGGACCGTCTGCACATGGTCCCGGTGTGGCGCGAGGCCCGGCACTTCTTCACCGAGAAGGAGCGCGCGGCCCTCGCCCTCACGGAGGCGGTCACACGCGTCGCCGACGCGGGCGTGCCCGACGACGTCTACGCGGAGGCAGCCGCCCACTTCGACGACCAGGAACTGGCCCACGTCCTGGCCCTCATCCTCACGATCAACACCTGGAACCGGGTCGCGCTGGCCACGGCGAAGGTGGCGGGCACGGACGAACGCCGCTGA
- a CDS encoding helix-turn-helix domain-containing protein: MSEPRSAPTVGQVVLGRRLLDLRERAGLKREEAARILRVAPATVRRMEMAEVALKIPYLQLLLKSYGVSDEEAEAFVQLAEEANRPGWWQRFHDILPGWFSMYVSLEGAATLIRSYEPHFVPGILQTEEYARGVMKSGAIGQTRPEDIERHVALRMQRQNLLTRDGAPRIWAVMDETALRRPVGGPEVMRAQIDKLIEATKLPNVTLQVVPFDTGPHPGTYGPFVLFRFAMPELPDMVYSEYLTGAVYLDERSEVATHLEVMDRMAAQAATAHRTKEILRDFRKEW, from the coding sequence GTGAGTGAACCGCGGTCCGCGCCGACGGTCGGCCAGGTCGTCCTCGGCCGGCGCCTGCTGGACCTGCGAGAACGCGCGGGCCTCAAGCGTGAGGAGGCGGCGCGCATCCTGCGGGTCGCGCCCGCCACGGTCCGCCGGATGGAGATGGCCGAAGTCGCCCTCAAAATCCCGTACCTCCAGCTCCTGCTGAAGTCGTACGGGGTGTCGGACGAGGAGGCCGAGGCCTTCGTCCAACTGGCCGAGGAGGCCAACCGGCCCGGCTGGTGGCAGCGCTTCCACGACATCCTGCCGGGCTGGTTCTCGATGTACGTCAGCCTGGAGGGTGCGGCCACCCTCATCCGTTCGTACGAACCCCACTTCGTGCCCGGAATCCTGCAGACCGAGGAGTACGCCCGAGGGGTCATGAAGTCGGGCGCCATCGGCCAGACCAGACCCGAGGACATCGAGCGCCATGTGGCGCTGCGCATGCAACGCCAGAATCTGCTCACTCGTGACGGCGCACCCCGGATCTGGGCCGTGATGGACGAGACGGCCCTGCGCCGCCCCGTCGGCGGTCCCGAGGTGATGCGCGCCCAGATCGACAAGCTGATCGAGGCCACGAAGCTGCCCAACGTGACGCTCCAGGTCGTCCCGTTCGACACGGGGCCGCACCCCGGCACGTACGGGCCCTTCGTGCTCTTTCGCTTTGCCATGCCGGAACTCCCGGACATGGTCTACAGCGAGTACCTGACCGGCGCCGTCTATCTGGACGAGCGTTCCGAGGTGGCGACCCATCTCGAGGTCATGGACCGCATGGCGGCTCAGGCCGCCACGGCACATCGCACGAAGGAGATCCTCCGGGATTTCCGCAAGGAGTGGTGA
- a CDS encoding DUF397 domain-containing protein, with the protein MDNIKQRMRNERICNERIYNGMPARELGSEGWHKPWSGGNGGNCLEAMKLADGRIAVRQSADPDGPALIYTPGEMTAFIQGAKEGVADFLLS; encoded by the coding sequence ATGGACAACATCAAACAGCGGATGCGCAATGAGCGGATCTGCAACGAGCGGATCTACAACGGGATGCCCGCCCGTGAACTGGGCAGCGAGGGCTGGCACAAGCCGTGGAGCGGCGGCAACGGCGGCAACTGTCTGGAGGCGATGAAGCTCGCGGACGGGCGTATCGCCGTCCGACAGTCGGCGGACCCGGACGGGCCCGCGCTGATCTACACACCCGGCGAGATGACCGCGTTCATCCAAGGTGCCAAGGAGGGGGTGGCGGACTTCCTTCTTTCCTGA
- the pdxR gene encoding MocR-like pyridoxine biosynthesis transcription factor PdxR: MAESWVNSAERIGADLHLELSGPGGRRAALIRALREAVREGRLAPGTRLPPYRSLAADLGVARNTVADAYAELVAEGWLTARQGSGTRVAERAEQLGAPERVPKKAPPRARGPRHDLRQGTPDASSFPRAAWLASYRRALQQAPNAAFGPGDPEGRVELREALAEYLARARGVRTEPGRIVICSGFAHALRLLFPGVLRGPLAVESYGLGFHRELLAAASVRTVPLPLDEDGAQVGELSRERAVLLTPAHQFPTGGPLHPERRAAVVDWARARGGVILEDDYDGEFRYDRKPVGAVQGLDPERVVHIGSVSKSLSPALRLGWMVLPRRYVDAVLAVKGEREAWASVLEQLTLADFLASGSYDRHVRRMRQRYRGRRDRLVAALAERAPHIEVTGIAAGLHAVLRLPPGTEPSAVKAATWQGVALDGLAGFRHPEATMSAPDGLVVGYATPSEHAYGAALEALCGALPPGP, encoded by the coding sequence ATGGCGGAATCATGGGTCAATTCTGCGGAGCGGATCGGCGCCGACCTGCATCTGGAGCTGTCCGGGCCGGGCGGACGGCGGGCCGCGCTGATCCGGGCGCTGCGCGAGGCCGTACGCGAGGGCAGGCTCGCCCCGGGCACCCGGCTGCCGCCGTACCGCTCGCTCGCCGCCGACCTGGGCGTGGCCCGCAACACGGTCGCCGACGCGTACGCCGAACTCGTCGCCGAGGGCTGGCTGACCGCCCGGCAGGGGTCGGGCACCCGCGTCGCCGAGCGCGCCGAACAGCTGGGGGCTCCGGAGCGGGTACCGAAAAAGGCACCACCACGCGCGCGTGGACCCCGACACGATCTGCGGCAGGGGACGCCTGACGCCTCGTCGTTCCCGCGTGCCGCCTGGCTCGCCTCGTACCGGCGGGCGCTCCAGCAGGCGCCCAACGCGGCCTTCGGGCCCGGCGATCCCGAGGGCCGCGTGGAACTGCGCGAGGCCCTCGCCGAGTACCTGGCACGCGCGCGTGGCGTGCGCACCGAGCCGGGGCGGATCGTGATCTGCTCGGGCTTCGCGCACGCCCTGCGGCTGCTCTTCCCGGGCGTGTTGCGCGGGCCGCTGGCGGTCGAGTCGTACGGACTCGGCTTCCACCGCGAGCTGCTGGCCGCCGCGTCGGTTCGGACCGTGCCACTGCCGCTGGACGAGGACGGCGCCCAGGTGGGCGAGTTGAGCCGGGAGCGGGCGGTCCTGCTCACGCCCGCGCACCAGTTCCCGACCGGTGGCCCGCTGCACCCGGAGCGGCGGGCCGCCGTCGTCGACTGGGCACGCGCGCGTGGCGGCGTGATTCTGGAGGACGACTACGACGGCGAGTTCCGCTACGACCGCAAGCCGGTCGGCGCCGTGCAGGGACTGGACCCCGAACGGGTCGTCCACATCGGCTCGGTGAGCAAGAGTCTGTCGCCCGCGCTGCGGCTCGGCTGGATGGTCCTTCCGCGCCGGTACGTCGACGCCGTGCTCGCCGTCAAGGGCGAACGGGAGGCGTGGGCGAGCGTCCTGGAGCAGCTGACGCTCGCGGACTTCCTCGCCTCCGGGTCGTACGACCGTCATGTCCGCCGGATGCGGCAGCGGTACCGCGGTCGGCGTGACCGGCTCGTCGCGGCCCTCGCGGAGCGGGCGCCGCACATCGAGGTGACGGGGATCGCGGCCGGGCTGCACGCGGTGCTGCGGCTGCCGCCCGGGACCGAGCCGTCGGCCGTCAAGGCCGCGACCTGGCAGGGTGTCGCGCTCGACGGGCTCGCCGGGTTCCGGCATCCGGAGGCGACGATGTCCGCGCCGGACGGGCTGGTGGTGGGTTACGCGACGCCCTCGGAACACGCGTACGGGGCGGCGTTGGAGGCGTTGTGCGGGGCGCTGCCGCCGGGTCCTTGA
- a CDS encoding glutamate synthase subunit beta — MADPKGFMTTPREEYPRRPVEERVRDWNEVYVPGALLPIISRQADRCMDCGIPFCHDACPLGNLIPEWNDLVSREDWRAASDRLHATNNFPEFTGRLCPAPCEAGCVLAINQPAVTIKNVEVAIADRAWADGFTQPRPPDRLSGRTVAVIGSGPAGLAAAQQLTRAGHTVAVYERADRIGGLLRYGIPAFKMEKRHLDRRLEQMRAEGTKFRTSTAIGRDLGAAELRARYDAVVLAVGATAWRELDVPGRELAGIHQAMEYLPLADRVCEGDLEVSPLSAAGKHVVIVGGGDTGADCLGTAVREGAASVTQLDIYPQPEAERDEDVEPWPTYPKIYRLSAAHEEARDLETAPAADADARLFAASTLHFTGDADGHVRSLHLVEVDERRRPVPGSGRTLPADLVLLALGFSGPDRHDGLIDQLGLALDPRGTITRDTDFATNVPKVYVAGDAARGQSLIVWAIAEGRSVAAAVDRALAGTSQLPAPIGPYDRPMTA, encoded by the coding sequence ATGGCCGATCCCAAGGGATTCATGACCACTCCGCGCGAGGAGTATCCCCGTCGGCCCGTCGAGGAACGGGTGCGGGACTGGAACGAGGTGTACGTCCCCGGTGCGCTGCTGCCGATCATCAGCAGGCAGGCCGACCGCTGTATGGACTGCGGCATCCCGTTCTGCCACGACGCCTGCCCGCTGGGCAATCTGATTCCCGAGTGGAACGACCTCGTCTCGCGCGAGGACTGGCGGGCGGCGAGCGACCGGTTGCACGCGACGAACAACTTTCCCGAGTTCACCGGCCGACTGTGCCCCGCGCCCTGCGAGGCGGGCTGTGTTCTCGCGATCAACCAGCCCGCGGTGACCATCAAGAACGTCGAGGTCGCCATCGCCGACCGCGCCTGGGCGGACGGTTTCACGCAACCGCGTCCACCGGACCGGCTCTCGGGCCGTACGGTCGCGGTGATCGGGTCGGGGCCCGCCGGGCTCGCCGCGGCGCAGCAGCTGACCCGGGCCGGGCACACCGTCGCCGTGTACGAGCGGGCCGACCGGATCGGTGGGCTGCTGCGGTACGGGATCCCCGCGTTCAAGATGGAGAAGCGGCATCTGGACCGGCGGCTGGAGCAGATGCGGGCGGAGGGCACGAAGTTCCGGACGTCCACGGCGATCGGCCGGGACCTCGGGGCGGCCGAGCTGCGGGCGCGCTACGACGCCGTCGTGCTCGCGGTGGGCGCCACGGCCTGGCGCGAACTGGATGTTCCTGGGCGGGAGTTGGCCGGCATCCATCAGGCGATGGAGTATCTGCCGTTGGCCGACCGGGTGTGCGAGGGGGATCTGGAGGTCTCGCCCTTGTCCGCGGCCGGGAAGCACGTCGTCATCGTCGGTGGCGGTGACACGGGCGCCGACTGTCTGGGGACCGCCGTGCGGGAGGGCGCCGCGTCCGTGACCCAGCTCGACATCTATCCGCAGCCGGAGGCCGAGCGCGACGAGGACGTCGAGCCGTGGCCTACATACCCGAAGATCTACCGGCTCTCGGCCGCGCACGAGGAGGCCCGCGACCTGGAGACGGCGCCCGCCGCGGACGCGGACGCGCGCCTCTTCGCGGCGTCCACGCTCCACTTCACCGGGGACGCGGACGGGCATGTGCGCTCCCTGCACCTGGTCGAGGTCGACGAGCGGCGCCGCCCGGTCCCGGGCTCCGGGCGGACCCTCCCAGCCGACCTCGTGCTGCTCGCTCTCGGCTTCTCGGGGCCCGACCGGCACGACGGGCTGATCGACCAGCTCGGCCTGGCCCTCGACCCGCGCGGCACGATCACCCGCGACACCGACTTCGCGACCAACGTCCCCAAGGTGTACGTCGCCGGGGACGCGGCCCGCGGGCAGTCGCTCATCGTGTGGGCCATCGCCGAGGGGCGGTCGGTGGCGGCCGCCGTGGACCGCGCGCTGGCCGGGACCTCGCAGCTGCCGGCGCCGATCGGACCGTACGACCGCCCCATGACCGCGTAG